From Psychrobacillus sp. FSL K6-2836, a single genomic window includes:
- a CDS encoding anti-sigma factor yields the protein MDSYEKLIYKAKKEDLHLSNDGTKKIKRAINSSKWKLILSTLTVILLIVPTCYMLTFGYYAFGTKSTTLMDVASTTLYITEPNTTLEEMEFEMDFSLFSMDLSFEQYKQIGDEFYPSKDYDLHFVLNNLVNNETTSKLEKIYPQYPTQTNQWISHPNQSVEFNSDKEWRMLAGLPEETVVEAYFSLDDLYQVQEVENEMKNVDVTWAAIYTGTEDNMLSSNGEVISPIGYPVQLDQTYWSPFRDSESHEETFLKMLKDLQPYEDLAVEVSSHKNLELEERINYIEKNGFETYGVVVTGPKSEIESLRELDMVRYLKLGEVKLWNWAQ from the coding sequence ATGGATTCATATGAAAAATTAATATATAAAGCAAAGAAGGAAGACCTTCATCTTAGTAACGACGGTACAAAAAAGATTAAAAGGGCAATCAACTCGTCTAAATGGAAATTGATCCTTTCTACTCTAACAGTCATCCTTCTAATTGTTCCTACCTGCTATATGTTGACCTTTGGGTACTATGCTTTTGGAACAAAATCTACTACTTTAATGGACGTTGCAAGTACTACTCTCTATATTACTGAGCCAAATACAACGTTGGAAGAAATGGAATTCGAAATGGACTTCTCTCTTTTCTCGATGGATTTATCATTTGAACAATATAAACAAATTGGGGATGAGTTTTACCCATCAAAAGACTATGATTTACATTTTGTTCTCAATAACTTAGTGAATAACGAAACAACTTCTAAGTTAGAGAAAATATATCCTCAGTATCCAACACAAACAAACCAATGGATCTCTCATCCAAACCAATCCGTTGAATTCAATAGTGATAAAGAGTGGCGTATGTTAGCCGGATTGCCGGAAGAAACGGTTGTGGAGGCTTATTTCTCATTAGACGATCTTTATCAAGTTCAAGAAGTGGAAAATGAAATGAAGAATGTGGATGTGACTTGGGCAGCTATCTATACAGGAACGGAGGATAATATGCTTAGCTCCAATGGAGAAGTTATTTCTCCAATCGGCTATCCAGTTCAGCTCGATCAAACTTACTGGTCCCCTTTCCGGGATTCTGAATCACACGAGGAGACTTTTTTGAAAATGTTAAAGGACCTCCAACCCTATGAAGATTTAGCTGTAGAAGTCTCATCCCATAAAAACCTCGAACTGGAAGAACGTATTAATTACATCGAGAAAAATGGGTTTGAAACGTACGGAGTTGTCGTCACTGGTCCAAAAAGTGAAATCGAATCACTTAGAGAATTGGATATGGTACGTTATTTGAAATTAGGAGAGGTTAAATTATGGAATTGGGCTCAATAA
- a CDS encoding sigma-70 family RNA polymerase sigma factor produces MELEQIYALHFNDLYRYLYSLSRNHAEAEDLLQETFAKAHIVLLTDEIKEIKPWLFKVGYFTYIDHFRKDKRYVVTNEFSISDSNTPENIVVENDAFKVLLRYLDYIKPIEKQAILLCDVHDCTNEQAANILNIKLNTLKSHLSRGRKRLREILSQEDS; encoded by the coding sequence ATGGAACTCGAACAAATATATGCACTACATTTCAATGACTTATATCGCTATTTATATTCTCTCTCGAGAAACCATGCCGAAGCAGAAGACCTACTTCAGGAAACCTTCGCAAAGGCACATATTGTATTGCTCACCGATGAAATTAAGGAAATAAAACCTTGGCTCTTTAAGGTAGGATATTTCACATACATAGATCATTTTAGAAAAGATAAACGTTATGTAGTGACGAACGAATTTTCAATTTCTGATTCAAATACTCCAGAAAATATTGTGGTTGAAAATGATGCTTTCAAAGTACTATTACGTTATTTAGACTATATAAAACCAATAGAAAAACAGGCAATTCTATTATGTGATGTGCATGATTGTACAAATGAGCAAGCTGCAAATATTTTGAATATCAAGTTAAATACCTTAAAGAGTCATTTATCACGTGGAAGAAAAAGGTTACGGGAAATACTATCACAGGAGGATTCATAA
- a CDS encoding IS110 family transposase, producing MEVIIERACGMDVHKDSITACIITPKGKEIQTFSTKTVFLLQLIDWIKEHGCTHVAMESTGVFWKPIVNLLEAESIEFLVVNAQHMKAVPGRKTDVKDAEWIAKLLRHGLLKASFIPDRNQRELRELVRYRRSIIEERARQHNRIQKVLEGANIKLGSVVSDIMGVSSLDMLRAIADGENDPEKLASFARRSMKKKKSELELALRGYINPHQRLMLKTILVHIEFLTEQIELLNEEVATRLSSHQEDIERLDSIPGIATRMAEQILAEVGTDVEKQFPSSAHLCSWAGLVPGHNESAGKRKSTNMKKGNKYLKSALIEAAHSVRGSKTYLGALYRRTASRKGKKRAGISVAHAILRISYYLLTRKEMYVDLGEDYFDKQKEQSIVRYSVRRLENLGYNVTITEPNAS from the coding sequence ATGGAAGTAATCATTGAACGTGCTTGTGGGATGGATGTCCATAAGGATTCCATTACTGCTTGTATTATTACGCCAAAAGGAAAGGAGATTCAAACGTTCTCCACTAAAACTGTATTTCTATTACAGTTAATTGACTGGATTAAGGAGCATGGTTGTACTCACGTAGCAATGGAAAGCACAGGTGTATTTTGGAAGCCTATTGTTAACTTGCTTGAAGCCGAGAGCATTGAGTTTTTAGTAGTGAACGCTCAACATATGAAAGCAGTACCAGGTCGCAAGACCGATGTAAAGGATGCAGAATGGATTGCCAAACTTCTTCGTCATGGTCTACTTAAAGCAAGTTTTATTCCAGACCGAAATCAGCGGGAATTGCGAGAGTTAGTTCGTTACCGTCGAAGTATTATTGAAGAGCGTGCGAGACAACATAATCGGATTCAAAAGGTTTTAGAAGGAGCGAATATCAAACTCGGTTCCGTTGTCTCCGACATCATGGGTGTTTCGTCGCTTGATATGCTTCGTGCTATCGCCGATGGCGAAAATGATCCTGAGAAATTAGCCAGCTTTGCCCGCCGATCAATGAAGAAGAAAAAGAGTGAACTAGAACTAGCTCTTCGAGGGTATATCAATCCACATCAACGTCTCATGTTAAAAACCATTCTGGTTCATATAGAATTTCTAACTGAGCAGATTGAGCTATTAAACGAAGAGGTCGCTACAAGGTTATCCTCCCATCAAGAAGATATAGAACGATTGGATTCCATTCCTGGCATCGCCACTCGAATGGCCGAACAAATCTTAGCCGAAGTCGGTACAGATGTGGAGAAGCAATTTCCCAGTTCGGCGCACTTATGTTCCTGGGCAGGATTAGTACCTGGACATAATGAAAGTGCGGGCAAGAGGAAATCAACCAACATGAAAAAAGGAAACAAGTACTTGAAATCGGCATTAATTGAAGCGGCTCATTCTGTTAGAGGATCCAAAACCTACTTGGGAGCCTTGTATAGGCGCACTGCATCAAGAAAGGGTAAAAAGCGTGCCGGGATATCAGTGGCTCATGCCATTTTAAGAATCAGCTATTATCTCCTAACTCGCAAAGAAATGTACGTAGACTTAGGGGAAGATTACTTTGACAAACAAAAAGAACAATCAATTGTACGATATTCTGTCCGAAGACTTGAAAACTTAGGTTACAACGTTACAATCACTGAACCAAATGCCTCCTAA
- a CDS encoding VanZ family protein, producing MKKDIFFVLLNYVNLFKVKIGGGKCYMSSTYIVYNIVPLGFLILLVYIFIDVLLDYFRKPKSSNLKRVILYSFLFYVLSLIQIKFGGITFPPQNPSDNMSDFIFTGDWFGIFDTMHFNIYSWSFSAVFYNLILFIPLGIYLIVLFNIKSNKKAVSIVVLSCVGIEIFLLLFDELGLVLGSTNLLTIINLLTNTIGGFIGLIITRQTLKMFNSKTKEKLFN from the coding sequence TTGAAGAAGGACATTTTCTTTGTGTTGTTAAATTATGTAAATTTATTCAAGGTAAAAATTGGAGGTGGTAAGTGTTATATGTCATCCACTTATATTGTTTACAACATAGTTCCTTTAGGGTTCCTAATTTTACTTGTATACATTTTTATAGATGTCTTACTTGATTATTTTAGAAAACCAAAAAGTAGTAATTTAAAAAGAGTTATTTTATACAGTTTTCTTTTTTATGTATTAAGTTTAATTCAAATAAAATTTGGAGGGATTACATTTCCCCCTCAAAACCCATCTGACAATATGAGTGATTTTATTTTTACAGGTGATTGGTTTGGAATATTTGATACAATGCACTTCAATATTTACAGTTGGAGCTTTTCAGCTGTATTTTATAATCTAATTTTATTTATACCATTAGGTATTTATTTAATAGTTCTTTTCAATATAAAAAGTAACAAGAAAGCAGTTTCTATTGTTGTTCTAAGTTGTGTTGGAATTGAAATATTCCTTCTTCTTTTTGACGAACTTGGTTTAGTGTTAGGAAGTACCAACTTGTTGACAATAATCAATTTGCTAACCAATACTATTGGAGGATTTATTGGATTAATAATAACAAGGCAAACACTGAAAATGTTTAACAGTAAAACTAAAGAAAAATTATTCAACTAA
- a CDS encoding YciI family protein has protein sequence MKAVIIYSRGKAWLNGKPHWEQKLVPHRHYLVDTLKDRLVSAGPFMDHTGGLVIVEVESIQEAEEVAKNDPAVLEEKFEYVVHPWEPLEGLFTKRK, from the coding sequence ATGAAAGCAGTGATTATCTATTCAAGAGGAAAAGCATGGTTAAATGGAAAGCCTCATTGGGAACAAAAGTTAGTACCGCATCGCCATTATTTAGTCGATACCTTAAAGGATAGATTGGTGTCTGCTGGACCGTTTATGGACCATACTGGGGGGTTGGTAATTGTTGAGGTTGAAAGTATACAAGAAGCCGAAGAAGTTGCCAAAAATGACCCTGCTGTATTAGAAGAAAAGTTTGAGTATGTAGTACATCCTTGGGAACCTTTAGAAGGATTGTTCACAAAAAGAAAGTGA
- a CDS encoding IS110 family transposase, producing MEVIIERACGMDVHKDSITACIITPKGKEIQTFSTKTVFLLQLIDWIKEHGCTHVAMESTGVFWKPIVNLLEAESIEFLVVNAQHMKAVPGRKTDVKDAEWIAKLLRHGLLKASFIPDRNQRELRELVRYRRSIIEERARQHNRIQKVLEGANIKLGSVVSDIMGVSSLDMLRAIADGENDPEKLASFARRSMKKKKSELELALRGYINPHQRLMLKTILVHIEFLTEQIELLNEEVATRLSSHQEDIERLDSIPGIATRMAEQILAEVGTDVEKQFPSSAHLCSWAGLVPGHNESAGKRKSTNMKKGNKYLKSALIEAAHSVRGSKTYLGALYRRTASRKGKKRAGISVAHAILRISYYLLTRKEMYVDLGEDYFDKQKEQSIVRYSVRRLENLGYNVTITEPNAS from the coding sequence ATGGAAGTAATCATTGAACGTGCTTGTGGGATGGATGTCCATAAGGATTCCATTACTGCTTGTATTATTACGCCAAAAGGAAAGGAGATTCAAACGTTCTCCACTAAAACTGTATTTCTATTACAGTTAATTGACTGGATTAAGGAGCATGGTTGTACTCACGTAGCAATGGAAAGCACAGGTGTATTTTGGAAGCCTATTGTTAACTTGCTTGAAGCCGAGAGCATTGAGTTTTTAGTAGTGAACGCTCAACATATGAAAGCAGTACCAGGTCGCAAGACCGATGTAAAGGATGCAGAATGGATTGCCAAACTTCTTCGTCATGGTCTACTTAAAGCAAGTTTTATTCCAGACCGAAATCAGCGGGAATTGCGAGAGTTAGTTCGTTACCGTCGAAGTATTATTGAAGAGCGTGCGAGACAACATAATCGGATTCAAAAGGTTTTAGAAGGAGCGAATATCAAACTCGGTTCCGTTGTCTCCGACATCATGGGTGTTTCGTCGCTTGATATGCTTCGTGCTATCGCCGATGGCGAAAATGATCCTGAGAAATTAGCCAGCTTTGCCCGCCGATCAATGAAGAAGAAAAAGAGTGAACTAGAACTAGCTCTTCGAGGGTATATCAATCCACATCAACGTCTCATGTTGAAAACCATTCTGGTCCATATAGAATTTCTAACTGAGCAGATTGAGCTATTAAACGAAGAGGTGGCTACTAGGTTATCATCCCATCAAGAAGATATAGAACGATTGGATTCCATTCCTGGCATCGCCACTCGAATGGCTGAACAAATCTTAGCCGAAGTCGGTACAGATGTGGAGAAGCAATTTCCCAGTTCAGCGCACTTATGTTCCTGGGCAGGATTAGTACCTGGACATAATGAAAGTGCGGGCAAGAGGAAATCAACCAACATGAAAAAAGGAAACAAGTACTTGAAATCGGCATTAATTGAAGCGGCTCATTCTGTTAGAGGATCCAAAACCTACTTGGGAGCCTTGTATAGGCGCACTGCATCAAGAAAGGGTAAAAAGCGTGCCGGGATATCAGTGGCTCATGCCATTTTAAGAATCAGCTATTATCTCCTAACTCGCAAAGAAATGTACGTAGACTTAGGGGAAGATTACTTTGACAAACAAAAAGAACAATCAATTGTACGATATTCTGTCCGAAGACTTGAAAACTTAGGTTACAACGTTACAATCACTGAACCAAATGCCTCCTAA
- a CDS encoding alpha/beta fold hydrolase, protein MSIYHKVIGEGYPIVMLHGWTLDHQVMLHAMEPLFEKRSGWKRIYIDLPGMGHSDSQPSIQNSDDILEAILRLLDEIIPGQPFIICGNSYGGYIARGIVRSRQDTVRGLLLMAPMTIPEFDERIVPQQTVLKRDSNLISHLSPEDADEFCSMGVVQGQTEWERFRYEILLPSKRTNYEFINNIRQNGYGFTFDISSKLEYPTLIITGRQDNVVGYHDAWRLIEDYPRATFAVLDMAGHNLQIEQTNVFNSLVHNWLNRLESENF, encoded by the coding sequence ATGTCGATTTATCATAAAGTAATTGGAGAAGGATATCCCATCGTTATGTTGCATGGTTGGACACTTGACCATCAAGTGATGTTACATGCAATGGAACCATTATTCGAGAAACGAAGCGGTTGGAAGAGAATATACATAGACTTACCGGGTATGGGGCATTCCGACTCACAACCATCAATTCAGAACTCTGATGATATTTTAGAAGCGATATTGCGTCTTTTGGACGAGATTATCCCTGGTCAGCCTTTTATTATTTGTGGTAATTCATATGGCGGGTACATTGCCAGAGGCATAGTCCGTTCAAGGCAGGACACAGTTCGTGGATTACTGCTGATGGCACCAATGACTATACCTGAATTCGATGAAAGGATAGTACCACAGCAGACCGTTCTAAAAAGAGACAGCAACTTGATATCACATTTGTCACCAGAGGATGCTGATGAATTTTGCTCCATGGGAGTAGTACAAGGTCAAACTGAATGGGAGAGGTTTCGATATGAAATTTTACTTCCTTCTAAACGAACAAATTATGAATTCATAAACAACATTCGTCAAAATGGATATGGCTTTACCTTCGATATTTCGTCTAAACTTGAGTATCCCACGCTAATTATCACAGGGCGTCAAGACAATGTAGTCGGATACCACGATGCGTGGCGACTAATTGAAGATTACCCAAGGGCAACTTTTGCAGTGCTTGATATGGCTGGTCACAATCTACAAATCGAACAAACCAATGTATTTAACTCATTAGTTCATAACTGGTTAAATAGACTTGAGTCGGAAAATTTTTAA
- a CDS encoding DUF5412 family protein: protein MERKYNLWSFILCFFVVMLALQALYASFKGTWQVAPPTLTLLLLTVITFFTGIVGFKDKSSRRARWRSWLTVLIALPLSAIFLLGVAVNTFAREPLETAHSPDSKIIIDFYTLNGGATTSISVTGIVNGPLWFKKRIYYQDPMHKVDVEWTNNHIVTINNHTLNLNKGETFSN from the coding sequence TTGGAAAGAAAATATAATCTATGGTCATTCATTTTATGTTTCTTTGTAGTAATGCTTGCATTACAAGCTTTATATGCGTCATTTAAAGGAACTTGGCAAGTGGCACCACCTACTTTGACTTTATTGTTACTCACCGTTATTACTTTCTTTACGGGTATTGTTGGATTTAAAGACAAAAGTAGTAGGCGAGCGAGATGGAGAAGTTGGCTGACGGTGCTAATTGCATTACCCCTTTCGGCAATTTTTCTATTAGGGGTAGCGGTTAATACATTTGCGAGAGAACCCCTTGAAACAGCACACTCACCTGACTCTAAAATCATCATCGACTTTTACACATTAAACGGTGGTGCGACTACTTCCATTAGTGTAACAGGAATTGTAAATGGTCCCCTTTGGTTTAAAAAGAGGATTTATTACCAAGACCCAATGCACAAGGTTGATGTGGAATGGACCAATAACCATATCGTCACAATTAACAATCATACATTGAACTTAAATAAAGGGGAAACCTTTTCGAATTAG
- a CDS encoding cold shock domain-containing protein — protein MRYNIKGICKNYHRDEGWGWISIDGEDDVWVHFSSIQMDGFKSLTKGEAVLFDLEENSNLKEQSRRAVNVKKS, from the coding sequence ATGAGATATAACATTAAAGGAATATGTAAAAATTATCATAGAGATGAGGGGTGGGGCTGGATTTCAATTGATGGAGAGGATGACGTATGGGTACATTTCAGTAGTATTCAAATGGATGGGTTTAAATCACTTACCAAAGGTGAGGCAGTATTGTTTGACCTTGAAGAAAACTCAAATTTAAAAGAACAATCACGTCGAGCTGTAAATGTTAAGAAATCCTAA